In the Ascochyta rabiei chromosome 17, complete sequence genome, one interval contains:
- a CDS encoding Anaphase-promoting complex subunit 1: protein MDSRYGVELVRVKKLGSFVLKLEGAGASLTNNQTNPPAHQPTYTSLFAPTAPSCREPRLCMASLRSIGVHRPAALQYLVSESILSEDCTERDYVWDTYADENPERLTDEVVTTEHHVVWSRGGIVRKVFNFAIEKEKVIQALLTWFPVEEPTGAGTQGLGRVAEHSSHEQSRAFLTQGMQPATDPSASADDASNIVETRARALVVFLRSQAHVFFLSGTTHIVNLPFEVDRAFPAARGVVVQRRIAPIVHVPSSPKLPMAPPNSFLTNTQSFLSQGLSQSFTQAHRRNNSSLATTHGTKAHQNGSALFLGDLLKSSAAPNTEGLPRLFSFTDPLSELGLVVERSSLLTKSGSDHQRPSQVVNKAEEVLYVSPHNEVLFDRSGNDKPLLLVVTANYETNVFTIWSAAYLEPKSISASRKHHTPIPLSKSRRRSSHGATSTGTGATTPAIRGSDRLRDSLGGAPRSKPPVPSFREVSQTRGRLTDQAVDDALASQLNPDFNIDRLPKESRRVSSLLSRAELSTSFDRSAFQDLATHRTSLGGSFGASQRSRRSLGNERTSLGGYSQSRNRASTPGSIASRMSFGGADIDDTLDDTMEESTYDIMEEYNEYDDVFASPEDGAEPQPADGLRKELVMTVVDQIPATQYLKSGIFALSDPTVTKKDNERSKVLTLNAPFNSATLHERKLYLYISHSSLSAPLECEIAVTRKRLDTPPSTLRSQPSSAVVRYACWPKLVDTKQLGDAIDLAKIRDGHIERVVLLSSSKPTEPCLSLAAGWGTQLPLKMNLGPLKLFDPYAIHEHRHRGTAGLKRTITPRRPLQQLISPGRASQLEIVDADARRHRVEAILAPTDQVVRDYFRVISTILPNYAGDFLLQIWWTIRKSLSGSSSSSDWIAFVSTLFTLVVPFLDDKPRRANSRAKSHQRRSSARPSTQAKPDEAVDDEDSAWHLMCNRQNLQPQAKSWTSSSWAWALHSSPAAATMGPPSRRTSAHQTGPIAPQLKTKQNLLIDCLDNARQFCQTQLGKTANDHWRRLSPSEKQDLRISSLAEVLVSLHLHCEERKLDVLSQDPAGSRIGNLIPVLAQLSHWLRWEGWGWQKGGFYDLGGASSDDWTYDESSLSSRVRLHARPSDAPPPSILDWLSTVVGPRRYAPFPTLAMLIRKSKASPHSSINIDEIVASVTPRTMALHRFFRDIDPTSSPRKVVELIEACAISTDMIVTLPEAAKAPLMEAITRCQANPPTTWSSSLLKLVQREDLDLISASNGDVVHDVHHNPIYMAAATRDIHAICQGADRSEPVQSTAEVDRHYITRLIFREDRRFMEAHTLLEPLRQTVAEYRADSRSDEAAILEGQKIMMQWVMIRTFSLPVGSSMIKFSSKKPLLTEKYPLYGFSTSCLMKPMGNVVTAERQNYSEEKYFWAFFNAGAAAGLSISRDAQGIDTSWIMYNKPAELTNKHAGLLLGLGLNGHLRTIAKWLSFKYLTPKHTMTSVGLLLGLSASFMGTMDTLVTRLLSVHVTRMLPPGAAELNLSPYTQTTGLMGIGLLYYNTQHRRMSEVMLSEIEHVEVPDPSEPPDSLRDEAYRLSAGFALGFINLGKGRDLGGLRDMQIVQRLMTVAVAPKSVNVVHILDQATAGAVIAIALIYMKTHDRMVARKIDVPDTLPQFDYVRPDIFLLRTLAKHIIMWDDIEASDDWMINNLPVEYRENFDLKSISKLRSEQMPFYNIVAGLLWSISLKHAGTGDVQVRDFLVRYLDQFMRIAKLTSIRYDSRLARNTVRNCQDLIALSAATVMAGTGDLDVLRRLRALHGRIGPDTPYGSHLAAHMAFGALFIAGGTQTFSRSNKAVASLICAFYPLFPSDVQDSRAHLQAFRHFWVLAAEPRCLVVRDVDTGRAMSMPITIHFRDDAQASKSLVAPCLLPEVREISRIETTDVNYWPTTLDFVNNASHLHAFQKNQTLHVRRRSARDTYSTSFSATLVALNEAQSSRTSHLLFHWIFSIPAVAEFVGTSDAALVLPVDPHSKTLLDPRSTVVESRLVLGRLGKSWRVDELRELRGVFEWAEMESRKDGRLRWLGREVVERLRAGVLERGRQIGAG, encoded by the exons ATGGACTCGCGTTATGGCGTTGAGCTGGTGAGGGTGAAGAAGCTTGGGAGTTTCGTCCTCAAGCTGGAAGGCGCGGGCGCGTCACTAACAAACAACCAAACCAACCCACCAGCCCACCAACCCACCTACACCAGCCTTTTCGCACCCACAGCGCCCTCATGCCGCGAACCACGCCTCTGCATGGCCTCCCTTCGCTCAATCGGGGTCCATAGGCCGGCCGCTTTGCAGTACCTGGTCAGCGAATCCATCCTCAGCGAAGACTGCACCGAGCGCGACTATGTCTGGGACACCTACGCCGATGAGAACCCCGAGCGCCTCACCGACGAGGTAGTCACCACTGAACACCATGTTGTCTGGTCTCGAGGCGGCATCGTTCGCAAGGTCTTCAACTTTGCGATCGAGAAAGAGAAGGTCATCCAGGCGTTGCTCACATGGTTTCCTGTCGAGGAGCCCACGGGTGCCGGCACACAAGGTCTGGGACGGGTGGCAGAGCACAGCAGCCATGAACAGTCGAGGGCCTTCCTCACACAGGGAATGCAGCCAGCTACGGACCCAAGTGCTTCAGCAGATGATGCTTCGAATATCGTTGAAACGAGGGCCCGGGCGCTGGTTGTCTTCCTCAGGTCCCAGGCCCACGTCTTCTTCCTCTCTGGGACTACACATATTGTAAATCTTCCATTTGAAGTCGACAGGGCTTTCCCAGCGGCGCGTGGAGTTGTGGTGCAGAGGAGGATTGCACCCATCGTTCACGTTCCCTCAAGCCCCAAGCTGCCTATGGCTCCTCCCAACTCATTCCTTACGAACACACAATCGTTCCTGTCGCAGGGTCTTTCCCAAAGCTTCACACAAGCGCACCGTCGCAACAACTCTTCTCTTGCCACAACACACGGCACGAAAGCCCATCAGAACGGTTCAGCGCTTTTTCTTGGCGATCTGCTCAAGTCATCGGCAGCTCCAAACACAGAAGGGCTTCCCAGGCTATTTTCTTTCACAGATCCATTATCGGAGCTTGGTTTAGTAGTCGAGCGCAGTAGTCTGCTGACAAAGAGCGGCTCAGACCACCAAAGACCAAGCCAAGTCGTCAACAAAGCTGAGGAGGTTCTCTATGTCTCGCCTCACAACGAGGTTCTGTTTGATCGCAGTGGTAACGACAAGCCTCTTCTGCTAGTCGTTACGGCCAATTACGAGACCAATGTATTTACCATCTGGTCCGCAGCGTACCTCGAACCCAAATCTATATCAGCTTCTCGTAAACATCATACACCTATTCCACTCTCCAAGTCTCGGCGACGAAGTTCGCATGGTGCTACCTCTACAGGAACGGGCGCGACTACGCCTGCGATTCGAGGTAGTGATAGGCTAAGAGACAGTCTTGGCGGAGCTCCACGTAGCAAGCCGCCTGTACCGTCTTTTAGAGAGGTCTCGCAGACAAGAGGACGACTGACAGACCAGGCGGTGGATGATGCGCTTGCTTCACAGCTCAATCCAGACTTCAATATAGATCGGTTACCCAAAGAGTCCAGGCGCGTCAGCTCGTTGCTCTCGCGAGCTGAGCTGTCAACGAGCTTTGATAGATCAGCTTTCCAGGATCTGGCCACACATCGGACCAGCCTAGGCGGCAGCTTCGGTGCGAGTCAACGCAGCCGACGCTCGCTGGGAAATGAACGGACAAGCCTGGGAGGTTACTCGCAGTCGCGTAATCGAGCTTCTACGCCTGGCAGCATTGCTTCGCGTATGAGCTTCGGCGGTGCGGATATCGACGATACCCTGGACGATACTATGGAGGAGAGCACGTACGATATCATGGAGGAGTACAACGAGTACGATGATGTCTTCGCATCCCCCGAAGATGGGGCTGAACCACAACCGGCCGATGGACTACGAAAGGAGCTGGTCATGACTGTGGTTGATCAAATACCCGCGACCCAGTACCTGAAGAGCGGCATCTTCGCATTGAGTGATCCCACAGTGACAAAAAAA GACAACGAGCGTTCCAAGGTCTTGACTCTTAACGCGCCTTTCAACTCTGCAACACTGCATGAGCGGAAGCTCTACCTTTACATCTCGCACTCCTCGCTAAGCGCGCCGCTCGAATGTGAGATTGCGGTAACGCGAAAACGCCTGGATACTCCACCATCGACGCTTCGCTCTCAACCGAGCAGTGCCGTCGTTCGGTATGCGTGTTGGCCTAAACTGGTGGATACCAAGCAACTTGGGGACGCTATCGATCTGGCCAAAATCAGAGACGGTCACATTGAACGAGTTGTTTTACTCAGTTCCTCTAAGCCCACGGAGCCATGCTTGTCTCTAGCCGCAGGTTGGGGTACCCAGTTGCCTCTGAAGATGAACCTAGGGCCACTCAAGCTTTTTGATCCGTACGCTATCCATGAACACAGGCACCGAGGTACCGCTGGACTCAAGAGGACTATAACTCCACGACGACCTCTGCAGCAACTCATTTCGCCCGGACGTGCGAGTCAGCTCGAAATCGTCGATGCCGATGCGAGAAGGCATCGCGTAGAGGCCATACTTGCACCGACGGATCAGGTTGTTCGAGACTATTTCCGTGTAATTTCTACCATTCTTCCCAACTATGCGGGTGACTTTCTTCTCCAGATCTGGTGGACTATACGGAAATCATTATCTGGCAGTTCTTCCAGCAGCGACTGGATAGCCTTTGTTTCCACTCTGTTTACACTTGTGGTACCTTTCTTGGACGACAAGCCACGGAGAGCAAACAGTCGGGCGAAGTCTCACCAACGACGTAGTTCAGCACGGCCTTCAACCCAAGCCAAGCCTGACGAAGCTGTAGATGACGAAGATTCAGCTTGGCACCTGATGTGCAACCGTCAGAATTTGCAACCACAAGCAAAGAGCTGGACTTCTTCGTCATGGGCATGGGCGTTGCACTCCAGTCCAGCAGCCGCAACAATGGGCCCGCCTTCCAGGCGCACATCCGCGCACCAGACCGGCCCTATAGCGCCGCAGCTCAAAACAAAGCAGAACCTGTTAATCGATTGTTTAGACAACGCTCGACAGTTTTGTCAGACACAACTAGGCAAGACGGCTAACGACCATTGGCGGCGACTGTCACCATCTGAGAAACAAGACCTGCGCATATCATCCCTTGCAGAGGTCTTAGTCTCTCTTCATCTGCATTGCGAGGAACGTAAACTGGATGTTTTGTCCCAGGACCCAGCAGGTTCACGGATCGGGAACCTGATTCCAGTACTAGCCCAGCTCAGCCATTGGCTTCGGTGGGAAGGATGGGGATGGCAGAAAGGTGGCTTCTATGATCTTGGAGGTGCCTCGAGTGATGACTGGACGTACGATGAATCGAGCTTGAGCTCCAGGGTTCGACTGCACGCGCGGCCGTCGGACGCACCACCACCCTCGATTTTGGATTGGCTCAGCACCGTTGTAGGGCCTCGACGTTATGCTCCATTCCCCACACTAGCGATGCTCATCCGGAAGTCCAAAGCATCTCCTCATTCATCAATCAATATTGACGAGATTGTTGCTAGTGTGACTCCAAGGACCATGGCGTTGCACAGGTTCTTCCGCGATATCGATCCAACATCCAGCCCTCGCAAGGTCGTGGAGCTGATCGAGGCCTGTGCAATTAGCACAGATATGATTGTCACTTTACCAGAGGCCGCAAAAGCACCGCTGATGGAAGCCATCACCAGGTGTCAAGCCAACCCACCTACCACCTGGTCAAGTTCGCTACTCAAGCTCGTTCAACGCGAAGATCTTGACCTCATCTCGGCTTCAAATGGGGATGTCGTTCACGACGTCCACCACAACCCTATCTACATGGCTGCGGCAACACGCGATATCCACGCGATTTGCCAAGGAGCCGATCGATCAGAGCCGGTCCAATCTACAGCTGAAGTTGATCGTCACTACATTACCAGACTGATTTTCCGTGAAGACAGGCGATTCATGGAAGCACATACACTCCTGGAGCCTTTGAGGCAAACAGTTGCTGAGTATCGTGCCGACAGCAGATCTGACGAAGCTGCGATTCTAGAAGGACAGAAGATCATGATGCAATGGGTCATGATTCGCACCTTCTCACTGCCTGTTGGTAGCTCCATGATCAAGTTCAGCAGCAAAAAGCCACTGTTGACTGAGAAATACCCTCTATATGGCTTCTCTACATCATGCCTGATGAAACCTATGGGCAACGTTGTCACGGCCGAACGTCAGAACTACTCAGAGGAGAAATACTTTTGGGCTTTCTTTAACGCAGGTGCTGCCGCAGGTCTGAGCATATCTCGAGACGCTCAAGGTATCGATACCTCTTGGATCATGTACAACAAACCCGCCGAATTAACCAACAAGCATGCGGGCCTTTTGCTCGGTCTTGGTTTGAATGGCCACCTACGCACAATCGCCAAGTGGTTGTCGTTCAAATATCTCACCCCTAAGCACACCATGACGTCTGTGGGTCTGCTCCTAGGCTTGTCCGCGTCGTTCATGGGGACAATGGATACGCTTGTGACACGTCTGCTGTCTGTCCATGTGACTAGGATGCTACCACCGGGGGCAGCAGAGCTCAATCTGTCTCCGTACACGCAGACGACTGGGCTGATGGGCATTGGTCTACTGTACTACAACACACAACATCGACGCATGAGCGAAGTCATGCTCTCAGAGATAGAGCATGTCGAAGTCCCAGATCCATCGGAACCACCAGACTCTCTGCGCGACGAGGCCTACAGACTGTCCGCAGGCTTTGCCCTAGGTTTTATTAATTTGGGCAAGGGCAGGGACCTGGGTGGTCTTCGTGACATGCAAATCGTTCAGCGCTTGATGACAGTTGCCGTGGCACCGAAGTCAGTCAACGTCGTTCACATTCTTGATCAAGCGACTGCCGGTGCAGTCATTGCCATTGCGTTGATCTACATGAAGACGCATGATCGCATGGTCGCCCGCAAGATTGATGTGCCAGATACGCTTCCGCAATTCGACTATGTCCGACCAGACATATTTCTCCTTCGGACTTTAGCAAAGCATATCATCATGTGGGACGATATTGAAGCAAGCGATGACTGGATGATCAATAATCTACCAGTAGAGTACCGGGAGAACTTCGACCTTAAGAGCATTTCCAAACTACGCAGCGAGCAAATGCCGTTTTACAATATTGTTGCCGGTCTGCTTTGGAGCATTTCCCTCAAGCACGCAGGCACAGGCGACGTACAAGTCCGGGACTTCTTAGTCAGATATCTTGACCAATTCATGCGCATCGCCAAGCTTACGTCCATCCGCTACGACTCCCGCCTTGCCCGGAACACGGTTCGCAACTGCCAGGACCTCATCGCTCTCTCTGCCGCTACTGTCATGGCTGGCACTGGTGACCTTGACGTCCTCCGCCGTTTGCGTGCACTTCATGGCCGCATTGGCCCCGACACACCGTACGGCAGCCACCTTGCAGCTCATATGGCGTTTGGCGCGCTCTTTATCGCTGGCGGCACGCAGACTTTTAGCAGGAGTAACAAAGCTGTTGCGAGTCTCATTTGCGCTTTCTACCCGCTCTTCCCCTCGGATGTCCAGGATAGCCGCGCTCACCTGCAAGCCTTCCGCCACTTCTGGGTATTGGCTGCTGAGCCGAGGTGTCTTGTGGTTCGCGACGTAGATACAGGACGCGCAATGAGTATGCCCATCACAATACATTTCAGGGATGATGCGCAGGCTTCCAAGAGTCTAGTGGCGCCCTGCTTACTCCCAGAGGTCAGGGAGATCAGTCGCATCGAAACCACAGACGTAAACTACTGGCCCACAACCCTCGATTTCGTCAACAACGCGAGCCACCTCCACGCTTTCCAGAAGAACCAAACACTTCACGTCCGCCGCAGAAGCGCCCGAGACACATACTCCACCTCGTTTTCCGCTACCCTCGTCGCGCTCAATGAAGCCCAATCCTCGCGTACTTCGCACCTTCTCTTCCACTGGATCTTCAGCATCCCTGCTGTCGCCGAGTTCGTCGGTACGAGTGACGCCGCGCTCGTCCTTCCCGTCGATCCGCACTCCAAGACGCTGCTCGATCCCAGGAGTACCGTTGTGGAGAGCCGGCTCGTGCTGGGCAGGCTGGGGAAGAGTTGGAGAGTCGATGAGCTGAGGGAGCTGAGGGGCGTGTTCGAGTGGGCTGAGATGGAGAGTCGGAAGGATGGCAGGCTGAGGTGGTTAGGGAGGGAGGTTGTCGAGCGGTTGAGGGCGGGTGTGCTGGAGCGAGGACGGCAGATTGGGGCCGGTTAG
- a CDS encoding U3 snoRNP protein translates to MAPPATKRRKLEQSEDESEGSFAGFDSADSDIGDEAHGEDSDVSMEGPAGGEGVSVSVSVSDDEDAEESVAQKNKKSTPAASATPAQKAPKRPAATLQDGVYTSESFKSNMFKLQVDELLEQVKPKYGKKEAPAENAMRTLKTIIEQIPNRDALPILEAEKALKSAGIAVPFPSPRPPKDAKYKLQYERPSSINATGSYPLKTATKSDEGIAIDLVVTMPESLFQEKDYLNHRYFYKRAYYLACLAAGIKGAKKHKFELSFESWHGNQLQPIIVIRPSADGDADDFSSSKARINIIPALPENTFAPNKLLPNSNAVRPKGSEEEATSKTLPPTPFYNSALQSDANITAYLKLLYATATKADAFKDACILGRIWLKQRGFGSQLRKGGFGNFEWAALVALLLQPNQTTGAQPLSPGYSSYQLFKATLQFLARHDLSKKAVVLQAHNITIPKGNTTPVFYDGPRGQNILFKMTQWSYACLRQEAKATVDMLSDTVFDQFDSTFILKTELLKLKYDANLEIPLSALSLDPASDEYYEQIGDVCRKLYITLTRALTDRVTSISFMMPEEDDWSIAVRRPQEKQRKSILVNFATDPANANRTVDHGPAAENKQEAAAFRKFWGEKSELRRFKDGSITESVVWSLKEASASVIEQIVCYILQQHKIVQATDELRFTGDDFAHLVSAGCIQGASGVAPFLSIMNAFATMEKDIRALEDLPLQLRSIRAADAQLRYASVEPPAAGHVPASVVLQFEGSGRWPDDLCAIQRTKIAFLLRIADLLTETESEYVSRVGLENPSQPAQNQAFLDVTSAAGFTFRIRIYHDREVTLFERQLKDKTLDAPSRESAAASLALYKREFVQSPLHSQVLQTLCTRFPALSPSIRLTKLWFASHLLAPHFSAELIELLVIRTFLQPYPWPVPATSTTGFLRTLSWLGRWDWRHEPLIVDFSSTFSANPADLEDATQQKGMKPSDLERLQTRFEAWRRIDPAMNRVVLFAATNLDEEGTTWTDKAQPEKVVAARLTALAKAASQAVRADEDRLLSHINSGKDDSPPELSPESLFTASTADYDITITLASKHTPSHSKKRKSSSAHQFKNLEIQHATRIQPATPPLPSLFAQDLLAIYGDSVLWFWDPETLDSIVGLWNPLVTGQRSWKVKPGWNSVPVKVRVSEADKDKGRNVEIRVNKEAVVNEILRLGGELIKSVEVKG, encoded by the exons ATGGCGCCGCCCGCTACCAAACGCAGAAAGCTCGAGCAGTCCGAGGATGAGAGTGAGGGAAGCTTCGCTGGATTTGACAGTGCAGATTCGGACATTGGCGACGAGGCACATGGCGAAGACAGCGACGTTTCCATGGAGGGGCCAGCAGGCGGCGAGGGCGTGAGCGTGAGCGTGAGCGTGagcgacgacgaggatgcAGAGGAGAGCGTTGCGCAGAAGAACAAGAAATCCACACCGGCTGCGTCTGCCACTCCAGCCCAGAAAGCGCCGAAGAGGCCTGCTGCGACTCTGCAAGATGGCGTCTACACATCCGAATCGTTCAAGTCGAACATGTTCAAGCTCCAAGTCGACGAGTTGCTGGAGCAGGTCAAGCCCAAGTACGGAAAGAAGGAGGCCCCGGCCGAGAACGCCATGCGCACTTTGAAGACAATCATCGAACAGATACCGAACCGAGACGCTTTGCCA ATTTTAGAAGCAGAAAAGGCTTTGAAATCCGCCGGCATCGCTGTGCCATTCCCCAGCCCTCGCCCACCCAAGGATGCAAAGTACAAGCTGCAGTACGAGCGACCGTCGAGCATCAACGCAACCGGCAGCTATCCCCTCAAAACTGCGACAAAGTCCGACGAGGGCATAGCAATCGACCTTGTGGTTACCATGCCCGAGTCCCTTTTCCAGGAAAAAGACTACCTAAACCACCGGTACTTCTATAAACGCGCATACTACCTGGCCTGCCTGGCTGCTGGCATCAAGGGTGCGAAGAAGCACAAGTTCGAGCTATCCTTCGAGAGTTGGCATGGAAACCAGCTTCAGCCTATCATCGTCATACGACCAAGCGCCGACGGCGATGCAGACGACTTCTCCAGCTCCAAAGCTAGGATCAACATCATTCCCGCTCTGCCAGAGAACACATTTGCGCCGAACAAGCTGTTGCCAAACTCGAACGCCGTGCGGCCCAAGGGTAGCGAGGAGGAGGCTACCAGCAAGACACTACCGCCGACGCCGTTCTACAACAGCGCGTTGCAGTCGGATGCGAATATTACTGCCTACCTCAAGCTGCTGTATGCAACTGCTACCAAAGCGGATGCATTCAAGGACGCGTGTATTCTCGGTCGCATATGGCTCAAGCAGCGTGGCTTTGGAAGCCAGCTGCGAAAAGGCGGCTTTGGCAACTTCGAGTGGGCGGCCCTTGTGGCTCTTCTGCTGCAGCCAAACCAAACGACTGGCGCGCAACCGTTGTCACCTGGCTACAGTAGCTACCAGCTGTTCAAGGCCACTCTTCAATTCCTCGCCCGTCATGACCTGAGCAAGAAGGCTGTCGTTTTGCAGGCGCACAACATCACCATCCCAAAGGGCAACACCACGCCGGTCTTTTATGATGGTCCTCGAGGCCAGAACATCCTGTTCAAGATGACACAGTGGTCGTACGCATGCCTTCGCCAGGAAGCAAAAGCAACCGTGGACATGCTGAGTGACACTGTCTTCGATCAGTTCGACTCGACGTTCATCCTGAAGACCGAGCTCCTGAAGCTCAAGTACGATGCCAACCTCGAGATCCCTCTTTCAGCACTCAGTCTGGACCCAGCGAGCGACGAGTACTACGAGCAGATCGGCGATGTCTGCCGTAAGCTGTACATTACTTTGACTCGTGCACTCACCGATAGAGTCACATCGATATCTTTCATGATGCCGGAAGAAGATGATTGGTCCATTGCTGTACGACGGCCTCAAGAGAAGCAGCGCAAGAGCATTCTCGTCAACTTTGCGACCGACCCAGCGAATGCAAACCGGACTGTTGACCATGGGCCGGCGGCCGAGAACAAGCAAGAGGCGGCTGCTTTCCGCAAGTTCTGGGGCGAAAAGTCCGAGCTCAGGCGCTTCAAAGATGGAAGTATCACTGAGAGTGTGGTTTGGTCTCTGAAAGAAGCATCGGCATCCGTTATTGAGCAGATTGTGTGCTACATTCTCCAGCAGCACAAGATCGTACAAGCAACGGATGAGCTCAGATTCACTGGAGATGATTTCGCTCATCTCGTCAGTGCTGGCTGCATTCAGGGAGCATCAGGTGTAGCGCCCTTCCTTTCGATCATGAACGCTTTCGCCACAATGGAGAAGGACATCCGTGCCCTGGAGGATTTGCCGTTGCAACTTCGCTCGATCAGGGCTGCGGATGCACAACTACGCTACGCGTCTGTGGAGCCACCCGCCGCCGGACATGTGCCTGCCTCAGTCGTGCTTCAGTTCGAAGGCTCTGGGCGCTGGCCTGACGATCTTTGTGCTATCCAACGGACCAAGATTGCTTTCCTGCTACGTATCGCAGACCTCCTGACCGAGACAGAATCTGAGTACGTTTCTCGTGTTGGTCTTGAAAACCCATCACAGCCGGCGCAGAATCAAGCGTTCCTGGACGTTACGTCTGCTGCAGGCTTCACCTTCCGCATTCGCATCTACCACGATCGTGAGGTCACTCTGTTCGAGCGCCAACTCAAGGATAAGACCCTTGATGCTCCATCCCGTGAGTCAGCAGCTGCGTCGCTCGCACTCTATAAGCGCGAATTCGTCCAGTCGCCGCTACACTCGCAGGTCCTACAGACACTCTGCACCCGTTTCCCTGCTCTCTCACCATCAATCAGGCTGACAAAACTGTGGTTTGCTTCACATCTTCTTGCTCCCCACTTCTCCGCCGAACTTATCGAACTCCTCGTTATCCGCACATTCCTCCAACCCTACCCATGGCCTGTTCCagcaacatcaacaacaggCTTCCTTCGCACGCTCTCCTGGCTCGGCCGCTGGGACTGGCGCCACGAGCCACTCATTGTCGACTTCAGCTCCACCTTCTCCGCCAATCCGGCCGATCTCGAAGATGCTACACAGCAAAAGGGCATGAAACCGAGCGACCTCGAGCGCCTGCAGACCCGGTTCGAGGCCTGGCGAAGAATCGATCCGGCGATGAACCGCGTCGTGCTCTTCGCAGCCACAAACCTCGACGAAGAGGGCACGACATGGACAGACAAAGCCCAGCCCGAAAAAGTGGTTGCCGCACGCCTCACCGCCCTAGCGAAGGCCGCCTCCCAGGCCGTACGAGCAGACGAAGACCGCCTGCTATCCCACATCAACAGCGGCAAAGATGACAGCCCGCCCGAACTAAGCCCGGAATCTCTCTTCACAGCCTCAACAGCAGACTACGACATCACCATCACCCTAGCCTCCAAGCACACCCCCTCGCACTCCAAGAAGCGCAAATCCAGCTCAGCCCACCAGTTCAAGAACCTCGAAATCCAACACGCCACGCGCATCCAACCCGCCACCCCACCGCTCCCCTCCCTCTTCGCCCAAGACCTGCTTGCCATCTACGGCGACAGCGTCCTCTGGTTCTGGGACCCAGAGACGCTGGACAGCATCGTCGGGCTGTGGAACCCCCTCGTCACGGGCCAGCGCAGCTGGAAGGTTAAACCCGGGTGGAACAGTGTGCCTGTCAAAGTCAGGGTTAGCGAGGCGGACAAGGACAAGGGGAGGAATGTCGAGATTCGCGTTAATAAGGAGGCGGTCGTGAATGAGATCCTGAGGTTGGGTGGGGAGCTTATTAAGAGTGTTGAAGTGAAGGGTTGA
- a CDS encoding Protein-L-isoaspartate(D-aspartate) O-methyltransferase, with protein sequence MAWRSSGSSNQSLIDNLEQNGLIETKRVKDAMLQVDRAHYAPRNPYDDRPQPIGHKATISAPHMHANACESLLDYLEPGAKVLDIGSGSGYLTAVLANLVGPSGRVVGIDHIQPLVDMANTNMAKSEQGRKMLESGQVRFVTGDGRKGWEEDAPYDAIHVGAAAAEHHKELTDQLKAPGRLFVPVSDGPSQHIYVINKKQDGSIEQNMLYGVQYVPLTDAPE encoded by the exons ATGGCTTGGAGATCCTCTGGCTCCTCCAACCAATCTCTCATCGACAACCTTGAGCAAAATGGGCTGATAGAGACAAAACGCGTCAAAGACGCCATGCTGCAG GTCGACCGCGCGCACTATGCCCCGAGAAACCCCTACGACGACAGACCACAGCCCATAGGCCACAAAGCCACCATCTCTGCACCACACATGCACGCAAACGCATGCGAGTCGCTGCTAGACTACCTGGAACCTGGCGCCAAGGTGCTCGACATAGGCTCGGGCTCAGGGTATCTTACAGCGGTGCTGGCGAACCTCGTTGGACCGAGTGGGAGAGTCGTGGGCATCGACCACATCCAGCCCCTTGTTGATATGGCCAACACCAACATGGCAAAATCAGAACAAGGGAGGAAGATGCTGGAGTCTGGCCAGGTCAGGTTTGTCACAGGAGACGGCCGGAAAGGGTGGGAAGAGGACGCGCCGTACGATGCTATACACGTTGGCGCCGCTGCTGCAGAGCACCACAAGGAGCTGACAGACCAGCTGAAAGCACCCGGACGGCTGTTCGTGCCCGTTTCTGATGGACCCAGCCAGCACATCTATGTTATCAACAAGAAGCAGGACGGCAGTATCGAGCAGAACATGCTTTACGGGGTGCAGTACGTGCCCTTGACCGACGCACCAGAGTAG